The following are from one region of the Prionailurus bengalensis isolate Pbe53 chromosome A2, Fcat_Pben_1.1_paternal_pri, whole genome shotgun sequence genome:
- the UBA7 gene encoding ubiquitin-like modifier-activating enzyme 7 isoform X3, whose amino-acid sequence MAAPETSKLLDKERYSRQLYVLDLPAMQKIQGAKVLLSGLQGLGAEVAKNLVLMGVGSLTLHDPHPTCWSDLAAQFFLSEQDLERSRAEASQELVAKLNRAVQVCIHTGDITEELLLDFQVVVLTTSKLEEQLKLGTLCHKLGVCFLVADTRGLVGQLFCDFGEDFTVQDPTEAEPLTAAIQHISQGSPGILTLKKEAHNFCDGDLVTFSGIKGMVELNGCDPRPIHVNGDRTLEIGDTANFSCYLSGGTVTEVKRPKTVSHKPLDVALLQPRVVAQSSQEARRARCLHQAFRALHQFQHLNGRLPRPWDPAISGKFMPLDQWLYFDALDCLPEDGEPHPKPEDCAPRHCRYDGQIAVFGAGFQEKLSRQHYLLVGAGAIGCELLKGFALVGLGAGASGGVTVADMDHIERSNLSRQFLFRTQDIGRPKAEVAAEAARRLNSDLQVTPLIYPLDPTTEHIYGNNFFSRVDGVAAALDSFQARRYVAARCTHYLKPLLEAGTHGTLGHASVFMPCVTETYRAPASAIASENATYPVCTLRHFPNTVEHTVQWARDEFEGLFRLSAETINRHQQAPTSLAEPDGLKVLTLLQEVLGVLRERPQTWQDCVVWALGHWQLCFHDGIMQLLNRFPPDKVLEDGTLFWSGSKQCPQPLQFDASQDTHLLYVLAAANLYAQMHGLPGSRDQTALRELLKLLPLPVPQNLVPIFPNDLELARASAEFGPEQLKKLHKVLEVWSGSPPLEPLKFEKDNDSNFHVDFVAAAASLRAQNYGIPPANHAQSKRIVGQIIPAIVTTTAAVAGLVGLELYKVVNGPRPLSAFRHSHLHLAENRFSRWVPCAPAIQKCHHLTWTWTCWDRLKVPAGQPERTLKSLLAHLQERYGLRVKMLLHGKALLYSAGWSPEKQAQHLALRVTKLVQQVTSRMLEPGQRTLVLELSCEGEEEDTTFPPLHYEL is encoded by the exons ATGGCTGCCCCAGAGACCTCCAAGTTGCTGGATAAGGAGCGATACTCACGGCAGCT GTATGTGCTGGACTTGCCGGCCATGCAGAAGATTCAGGGAGCGAAGGTCCTGCTGTCAGGCCTTCAGGGCCTGGGGGCTGAGGTGGCCAAAAACCTGGTCCTGATGGGTGTGGGCAGCCTCACTCTGCATGATCCCCACCCTACCTGTTGGTCTGACCTGGCTGCCCAG TTTTTCCTCTCAGAGCAGGACTTGGAAAGAAGCAGGGCTGAGGCATCTCAAGAACTTGTGGCTAAGCTTAACAGAGCTGTCCAGGTATGCATCCACACAGGTGACATCACTGAGGAGCTGCTGCTGGACTTCCAG GTAGTGGTGCTGACCACCTCGAAGCTGGAGGAgcagctgaagttgggcactttaTGCCACAAGCTCGGAGTCTGCTTTCTGGTGGCCGATACCCGGGGCCTTGTGGG GCAGTTGTTCTGTGACTTTGGTGAGGACTTCACTGTGCAGGATCCTACAGAGGCAGAACCCCTGACAGCTGCTATCCAGCACATCTCCCAG GGCTCCCCTGGAATTCTTACTCTGAAAAAAGAGGCCCACAACTTCTGCGATGGGGATTTGGTGACTTTCTCGGGCATTAAGGGCATGGTGGAGCTCAATGGCTGTGATCCCCGGCCTATCCATGTGAACG GGGACAGAACCTTGGAGATTGGGGACACAGCAAATTTCTCCTGTTACTTGAGTGGTGGGACTGTCACTGAGGTCAAGAGGCCCAAGACTGTGAGCCAT AAGCCCCTGGATGTAGCTCTGCTCCAGCCCCGTGTGGTGGCCCAGAGTTCCCAGGAAGCTCGCCGCGCCCGCTGCCTACATCAGGCCTTCCGTGCCCTGCACCAGTTCCAGCACCTCAATGGCCGCCTGCCCCGGCCCTGGGATCCT GCAATCTCCGGGAAGTTCATGCCCCTGGACCAGTGGCTTTACTTTGATGCCCTCGATTGCCTTCCAGAAGACGGGGAGCCCCATCCCAAACCAGAGGACTGTGCTCCG AGACATTGTCGCTATGATGGGCAAATTGCAGTGTTTGGGGCTGGTTTTCAGGAGAAGCTGAGCCGCCAGCACTACCTCCTG GTGGGTGCTGGAGCTATCGGTTGTGAGTTGCTCAAAGGTTTTGCCCTAGTGGGCCTCGGGGCTGGCGCCAGCGGGGGAGTGACTGTTGCTGACATGGACCACATAGAGCGCTCCAATCTCAGCCGTCAGTTCCTCTTCAGGACCCAGGACATTGGT AGGCCTAAGGCAGAGGTAGCTGCAGAGGCTGCTCGCCGCCTGAACTCAGACTTGCAGGTGACCCCACTCATCTACCCACTGGATCCCACTACAGAGCACATCTATGGGAACAACTTCTTCTCCCGTGTGGACGGTGTGGCTGCTGCCCTGGACAGTTTCCAGGCCC GGCGCTATGTGGCTGCTCGCTGCACCCACTATCTGAAGCCACTGCTGGAGGCGGGGACACATGGTACCTTGGGACATGCTTCAGTGTTCATGCCGTGTGTGACTGAGACCTACAGAGCCCCTGCCTCAGCTATCGCTTCTGAGAATGCTACCTACCCTGTCTGCACCCTGCGGCACTTCCCCAACACAGTCGAGCACACCGTGCAG tGGGCCCGGGATGAGTTTGAGGGGCTCTTCCGTCTGTCTGCTGAGACCATCAACCGCCACCAACA GGCACCCACTTCTCTGGCAGAACCAGATGGGCTAAAGGTGCTGACCCTGCTGCAGGAGGTGCTGGGTGTCCTAAGAGAGCGTCCACAGACCTGGCAAGACTGTGTGGTGTGGGCTCTTGGCCACTGGCAACTATGCTTCCATGATGGCATCATGCAGCTCCTGAATCGTTTCCCACCTGATAAA GTGCTTGAGGATGGAACTCTTTTCTGGTCAGGTTCCAAACAGTGTCCGCAGCCCTTGCAGTTTGATGCCAGCCAA GACACACACCTCCTCTATGTGCTGGCGGCTGCTAACTTGTATGCCCAGATGCATGGACTGCCTGGCTCACGGGACCAGACTGCACTCAGGGAACTACTGAAGTTGCTGCCACTGCCTGTCCCCCAGAACCTGGTCCCCATCTTTCCTAACGACCTGGAGCTAGCTCGGGCTTCTGCTGAGTTTG GCCCTGAGCAATTGAAGAAACTGCACAAAGTCCTGGAAGTCTGGAGTGGGAGCCCTCCCCTCGAGCCCCTGAAGTTTGAGAAG GACAATGATAGCAACTTCCATGTGGACTTTGTGGCAGCGGCAGCAAGCCTGCGAGCTCAGAACTATGGGATCCCCCCTGCCAACCACGCCCAG AGCAAGCGAATTGTGGGCCAGATTATTCCAGCCATTGTCACCACTACAGCAGCTGTGGCTGGCTTGGTGGGCCTGGAGCTGTATAAGGTGGTGAATGGGCCACGGCCCCTCAGTGCTTTTCGCCACAGCCACCTGCATCTGGCTGAAAACCGCTTTAGCCGCTGGGTGCCTTGCGCCCCAGCCATCCAGAAG tgCCATCACCTGACATGGACCTGGACCTGTTGGGACCGCCTGAAGGTGCCTGCTGGGCAGCCAGAAAGGACCCTGAAGTCGTTGCTGGCCCATCTCCAG GAACGGTATGGGCTGAGGGTGAAGATGCTGCTGCACGGCAAGGCCCTACTCTACTCAGCAGGATGGTCACCTGAAAAGCAGGCCCAGCACCTGGCCCTTCG GGTGACCAAACTGGTGCAGCAGGTGACAAGCCGGATGCTTGAGCCTGGGCAGCGGACGCTGGTGCTGGAGCTCAGCTgtgagggtgaggaggaggacaCTACCTTCCCACCCTTGCACTACGAGCTGTGA
- the LOC122488725 gene encoding E3 ubiquitin-protein ligase TRAIP, translated as MVRPIGTQPSGSASTFLPPLPVHSRKSRSGAKFEACGEAGTGVGARSQSWTRRGFLGCQTPLGPIIMPIRALCTICSDFFDHSRDVAAIHCGHTFHLQCLIQWFETAPSRTCPQCRIQVGKRTIINKLFFDLAQEEESVLDAEFLKNELDNIRAQLSQKEKEKRDSQVIIDTLRDTLEERNATVESLQKALDKAEMLCSTLKKQMKYLEQQQDETKQAQEEARRLRTKMKTMERIELLLQSQRPEVEEMIRDMGAGQSAVEQLAVYCVSLKKEYENLKEARKASGELSDKLKKDLFSSKSKLQTVYSELDQTRLELRSAQKDLQSADKEITSLKKKLTMLQETLNLPPVDSETVNRLVLESPAPLEMLNLKLRRPAFGDDIDLNATFDVDTPPSQPASIQQGRAKKLCQEIAHSPVQDIPKKMPNDPKQESQLSLGGQRCIGEPDEELASAFPVFIRNAVLGQKQPKRAKAEPRRSTDAVRTGFDGLGGRTKFIQPTDTTMIRPLPVKPKPKAKQRVKTRTVLPPSQAKLDTFLW; from the exons ATGGTTCGTCCAATCGGGACCCAGCCTTCAGGCTCCGCCTCTACGTTTCTGCCACCACTTCCGGTCCACTCCCGGAAGTCCCGCAGTGGAGCCAAATTTGAAGCCTGCGGAGAGgcggggacgggggtgggggcgcggTCGCAAAGCTGGACCCGTCGAGGTTTCCTTGGCTGCCAGACCCCCTTAGGACCAATCATCATGCCTATCCGTGCGCTGTGCACCATCTGCTCCGACTTCTTCGACCACTCCCGAGATGTGGCCGCCATCCACTGCGGCCATACCTTCCACCTACAGTG CCTAATTCAGTGGTTTGAGACAGCACCAAGTCGGACCTGCCCACAGTGCCGAATCCAG GTTGGCAAAAGAACCATTATCAATAAGCTCTTCTTTGACCTTGCCCAAGAGGAGGAGAGTGTCTTAGATGCAGAATTCTTAAAG AATGAACTGGATAATATCAGAGCCCAGCTTTCCCAGAAAG agaaggagaaaagggataGCCAGGTCATCATCGACACTCTGCGGGACACCTTGGAAGAGCGCAACGCCACTGTGGAATCTCTGCAGAAGGCTTTAGACAAGGCCGAAATGCTATGCTCCACCCTCAAG AAACAGATGAAGTACTTGGAGCAGCAGCAGGATGAAACCAAACAAGCACAGGAGGAGGCCCGCCGGCTTAGGACCAAGATGAAGACCATGGAGAG GATTGAGCTCCTACTCCAGAGCCAGCGGCCCGAGGTGGAGGAGATGATCCGAGACATGGGTGCGGGACAGTCAGCGGTGGAGCAGCTGGCTGTGTACTGCGTGTCCCTCAAGAA AGAGTATGAGAATCTAAAAGAGGCACGGAAGGCCTCAGGGGAGCTGTCTGACAAACTGAAGAAGGacttattttcttccaaaagcaAG TTGCAGACAGTCTACTCTGAACTAGACCAGACAAGGTTGGAGCTGAGGTCAGCGCAGAAGGACTTACAGAGTGCTGACAAGGAAATCACA aGCCTGAAAAAAAAGCTAACGATGCTGCAGGAAACCCTGAACCTGCCACCAGTGGACAGTGAGACTGTCAACCGCCTGGTTTTAGAGAG CCCAGCCCCTTTGGAAATGCTGAACCTGAAGCTTCGCCGACCAGCCTTCGGTGATGATATTGACCTCAATGCCACCTTTGACGTGGACACCCCTCCATCCCAGCCTGCCAGCATCCAGCAGGGCCGTGCCAAGAAGCTCTGCCAAGAGATAGCACA CTCTCCTGTTCAGGACATCCCCAAGAAGATGCCCAATGACCCCAAGCAG gagtcCCAGCTCTCGCTGGGCGGCCAGCGCTGTATTGGAGAGCCAGATGAGGAGCTGGCTAGTGCCTTTCCTGTCTTCATCCGGAATGCTGTCCTAGGCCAGAAACAGCCCAAGAGGGCCAAAGCAGAGCCCCGTCGCAGCACAGATGCC GTAAGGACCGGCTTCGATGGTCTTGGAGGTCGGACAAAATTCATCCAACCT ACTGACACAACTATGATCCGCCCACTGCCTGTTAAGCCCAAGCCCAAGGCTAAGCAGAGAGTCAAGACAAGGAcagtgctccctccctcccaggccaAACTGGACACCTTCTTGTGGTAG
- the UBA7 gene encoding ubiquitin-like modifier-activating enzyme 7 isoform X1: MAAPETSKLLDKERYSRQLYVLDLPAMQKIQGAKVLLSGLQGLGAEVAKNLVLMGVGSLTLHDPHPTCWSDLAAQFFLSEQDLERSRAEASQELVAKLNRAVQVCIHTGDITEELLLDFQVVVLTTSKLEEQLKLGTLCHKLGVCFLVADTRGLVGQLFCDFGEDFTVQDPTEAEPLTAAIQHISQGSPGILTLKKEAHNFCDGDLVTFSGIKGMVELNGCDPRPIHVNGDRTLEIGDTANFSCYLSGGTVTEVKRPKTVSHKPLDVALLQPRVVAQSSQEARRARCLHQAFRALHQFQHLNGRLPRPWDPVDAEMVVGLAQSLEPLKGTEGEPLEEPLDEALVQTVALSSAGGLSPMAAMLGAVAAQEVLKAISGKFMPLDQWLYFDALDCLPEDGEPHPKPEDCAPRHCRYDGQIAVFGAGFQEKLSRQHYLLVGAGAIGCELLKGFALVGLGAGASGGVTVADMDHIERSNLSRQFLFRTQDIGRPKAEVAAEAARRLNSDLQVTPLIYPLDPTTEHIYGNNFFSRVDGVAAALDSFQARRYVAARCTHYLKPLLEAGTHGTLGHASVFMPCVTETYRAPASAIASENATYPVCTLRHFPNTVEHTVQWARDEFEGLFRLSAETINRHQQAPTSLAEPDGLKVLTLLQEVLGVLRERPQTWQDCVVWALGHWQLCFHDGIMQLLNRFPPDKVLEDGTLFWSGSKQCPQPLQFDASQDTHLLYVLAAANLYAQMHGLPGSRDQTALRELLKLLPLPVPQNLVPIFPNDLELARASAEFGPEQLKKLHKVLEVWSGSPPLEPLKFEKDNDSNFHVDFVAAAASLRAQNYGIPPANHAQSKRIVGQIIPAIVTTTAAVAGLVGLELYKVVNGPRPLSAFRHSHLHLAENRFSRWVPCAPAIQKCHHLTWTWTCWDRLKVPAGQPERTLKSLLAHLQERYGLRVKMLLHGKALLYSAGWSPEKQAQHLALRVTKLVQQVTSRMLEPGQRTLVLELSCEGEEEDTTFPPLHYEL, from the exons ATGGCTGCCCCAGAGACCTCCAAGTTGCTGGATAAGGAGCGATACTCACGGCAGCT GTATGTGCTGGACTTGCCGGCCATGCAGAAGATTCAGGGAGCGAAGGTCCTGCTGTCAGGCCTTCAGGGCCTGGGGGCTGAGGTGGCCAAAAACCTGGTCCTGATGGGTGTGGGCAGCCTCACTCTGCATGATCCCCACCCTACCTGTTGGTCTGACCTGGCTGCCCAG TTTTTCCTCTCAGAGCAGGACTTGGAAAGAAGCAGGGCTGAGGCATCTCAAGAACTTGTGGCTAAGCTTAACAGAGCTGTCCAGGTATGCATCCACACAGGTGACATCACTGAGGAGCTGCTGCTGGACTTCCAG GTAGTGGTGCTGACCACCTCGAAGCTGGAGGAgcagctgaagttgggcactttaTGCCACAAGCTCGGAGTCTGCTTTCTGGTGGCCGATACCCGGGGCCTTGTGGG GCAGTTGTTCTGTGACTTTGGTGAGGACTTCACTGTGCAGGATCCTACAGAGGCAGAACCCCTGACAGCTGCTATCCAGCACATCTCCCAG GGCTCCCCTGGAATTCTTACTCTGAAAAAAGAGGCCCACAACTTCTGCGATGGGGATTTGGTGACTTTCTCGGGCATTAAGGGCATGGTGGAGCTCAATGGCTGTGATCCCCGGCCTATCCATGTGAACG GGGACAGAACCTTGGAGATTGGGGACACAGCAAATTTCTCCTGTTACTTGAGTGGTGGGACTGTCACTGAGGTCAAGAGGCCCAAGACTGTGAGCCAT AAGCCCCTGGATGTAGCTCTGCTCCAGCCCCGTGTGGTGGCCCAGAGTTCCCAGGAAGCTCGCCGCGCCCGCTGCCTACATCAGGCCTTCCGTGCCCTGCACCAGTTCCAGCACCTCAATGGCCGCCTGCCCCGGCCCTGGGATCCT GTTGATGCAGAGATGGTGGTGGGCCTGGCCCAGTCCCTGGAACCACTGAAGGGGACAGAAGGAGAGCCGCTGGAAGAGCCTCTGGATGAGGCTCTCGTGCAGACAGTCGCCCTGAGTAGTGCTGGTGGCTTGAGCCCCATGGCAGCCATGTTGGGTGCGGTGGCCGCCCAGGAAGTGCTGAAA GCAATCTCCGGGAAGTTCATGCCCCTGGACCAGTGGCTTTACTTTGATGCCCTCGATTGCCTTCCAGAAGACGGGGAGCCCCATCCCAAACCAGAGGACTGTGCTCCG AGACATTGTCGCTATGATGGGCAAATTGCAGTGTTTGGGGCTGGTTTTCAGGAGAAGCTGAGCCGCCAGCACTACCTCCTG GTGGGTGCTGGAGCTATCGGTTGTGAGTTGCTCAAAGGTTTTGCCCTAGTGGGCCTCGGGGCTGGCGCCAGCGGGGGAGTGACTGTTGCTGACATGGACCACATAGAGCGCTCCAATCTCAGCCGTCAGTTCCTCTTCAGGACCCAGGACATTGGT AGGCCTAAGGCAGAGGTAGCTGCAGAGGCTGCTCGCCGCCTGAACTCAGACTTGCAGGTGACCCCACTCATCTACCCACTGGATCCCACTACAGAGCACATCTATGGGAACAACTTCTTCTCCCGTGTGGACGGTGTGGCTGCTGCCCTGGACAGTTTCCAGGCCC GGCGCTATGTGGCTGCTCGCTGCACCCACTATCTGAAGCCACTGCTGGAGGCGGGGACACATGGTACCTTGGGACATGCTTCAGTGTTCATGCCGTGTGTGACTGAGACCTACAGAGCCCCTGCCTCAGCTATCGCTTCTGAGAATGCTACCTACCCTGTCTGCACCCTGCGGCACTTCCCCAACACAGTCGAGCACACCGTGCAG tGGGCCCGGGATGAGTTTGAGGGGCTCTTCCGTCTGTCTGCTGAGACCATCAACCGCCACCAACA GGCACCCACTTCTCTGGCAGAACCAGATGGGCTAAAGGTGCTGACCCTGCTGCAGGAGGTGCTGGGTGTCCTAAGAGAGCGTCCACAGACCTGGCAAGACTGTGTGGTGTGGGCTCTTGGCCACTGGCAACTATGCTTCCATGATGGCATCATGCAGCTCCTGAATCGTTTCCCACCTGATAAA GTGCTTGAGGATGGAACTCTTTTCTGGTCAGGTTCCAAACAGTGTCCGCAGCCCTTGCAGTTTGATGCCAGCCAA GACACACACCTCCTCTATGTGCTGGCGGCTGCTAACTTGTATGCCCAGATGCATGGACTGCCTGGCTCACGGGACCAGACTGCACTCAGGGAACTACTGAAGTTGCTGCCACTGCCTGTCCCCCAGAACCTGGTCCCCATCTTTCCTAACGACCTGGAGCTAGCTCGGGCTTCTGCTGAGTTTG GCCCTGAGCAATTGAAGAAACTGCACAAAGTCCTGGAAGTCTGGAGTGGGAGCCCTCCCCTCGAGCCCCTGAAGTTTGAGAAG GACAATGATAGCAACTTCCATGTGGACTTTGTGGCAGCGGCAGCAAGCCTGCGAGCTCAGAACTATGGGATCCCCCCTGCCAACCACGCCCAG AGCAAGCGAATTGTGGGCCAGATTATTCCAGCCATTGTCACCACTACAGCAGCTGTGGCTGGCTTGGTGGGCCTGGAGCTGTATAAGGTGGTGAATGGGCCACGGCCCCTCAGTGCTTTTCGCCACAGCCACCTGCATCTGGCTGAAAACCGCTTTAGCCGCTGGGTGCCTTGCGCCCCAGCCATCCAGAAG tgCCATCACCTGACATGGACCTGGACCTGTTGGGACCGCCTGAAGGTGCCTGCTGGGCAGCCAGAAAGGACCCTGAAGTCGTTGCTGGCCCATCTCCAG GAACGGTATGGGCTGAGGGTGAAGATGCTGCTGCACGGCAAGGCCCTACTCTACTCAGCAGGATGGTCACCTGAAAAGCAGGCCCAGCACCTGGCCCTTCG GGTGACCAAACTGGTGCAGCAGGTGACAAGCCGGATGCTTGAGCCTGGGCAGCGGACGCTGGTGCTGGAGCTCAGCTgtgagggtgaggaggaggacaCTACCTTCCCACCCTTGCACTACGAGCTGTGA
- the UBA7 gene encoding ubiquitin-like modifier-activating enzyme 7 isoform X2 yields the protein MAAPETSKLLDKERYSRQLYVLDLPAMQKIQGAKVLLSGLQGLGAEVAKNLVLMGVGSLTLHDPHPTCWSDLAAQFFLSEQDLERSRAEASQELVAKLNRAVQVCIHTGDITEELLLDFQVVVLTTSKLEEQLKLGTLCHKLGVCFLVADTRGLVGQLFCDFGEDFTVQDPTEAEPLTAAIQHISQGSPGILTLKKEAHNFCDGDLVTFSGIKGMVELNGCDPRPIHVNGDRTLEIGDTANFSCYLSGGTVTEVKRPKTVSHKPLDVALLQPRVVAQSSQEARRARCLHQAFRALHQFQHLNGRLPRPWDPVDAEMVVGLAQSLEPLKGTEGEPLEEPLDEALVQTVALSSAGGLSPMAAMLGAVAAQEVLKAISGKFMPLDQWLYFDALDCLPEDGEPHPKPEDCAPRHCRYDGQIAVFGAGFQEKLSRQHYLLVGAGAIGCELLKGFALVGLGAGASGGVTVADMDHIERSNLSRQFLFRTQDIGRPKAEVAAEAARRLNSDLQVTPLIYPLDPTTEHIYGNNFFSRVDGVAAALDSFQARRYVAARCTHYLKPLLEAGTHGTLGHASVFMPCVTETYRAPASAIASENATYPVCTLRHFPNTVEHTVQWARDEFEGLFRLSAETINRHQQAPTSLAEPDGLKVLTLLQEVLGVLRERPQTWQDCVVWALGHWQLCFHDGIMQLLNRFPPDKVLEDGTLFWSGSKQCPQPLQFDASQDTHLLYVLAAANLYAQMHGLPGSRDQTALRELLKLLPLPVPQNLVPIFPNDLELARASAEFGPEQLKKLHKVLEVWSGSPPLEPLKFEKDNDSNFHVDFVAAAASLRAQNYGIPPANHAQSKRIVGQIIPAIVTTTAAVAGLVGLELYKVVNGPRPLSAFRHSHLHLAENRFSRWVPCAPAIQKPKALAIQDEGAGCTPQLPALHLRIKLLYRRLQRPCSCFLRKQRPPYTHTHIQPACVMDCLFPCAGAP from the exons ATGGCTGCCCCAGAGACCTCCAAGTTGCTGGATAAGGAGCGATACTCACGGCAGCT GTATGTGCTGGACTTGCCGGCCATGCAGAAGATTCAGGGAGCGAAGGTCCTGCTGTCAGGCCTTCAGGGCCTGGGGGCTGAGGTGGCCAAAAACCTGGTCCTGATGGGTGTGGGCAGCCTCACTCTGCATGATCCCCACCCTACCTGTTGGTCTGACCTGGCTGCCCAG TTTTTCCTCTCAGAGCAGGACTTGGAAAGAAGCAGGGCTGAGGCATCTCAAGAACTTGTGGCTAAGCTTAACAGAGCTGTCCAGGTATGCATCCACACAGGTGACATCACTGAGGAGCTGCTGCTGGACTTCCAG GTAGTGGTGCTGACCACCTCGAAGCTGGAGGAgcagctgaagttgggcactttaTGCCACAAGCTCGGAGTCTGCTTTCTGGTGGCCGATACCCGGGGCCTTGTGGG GCAGTTGTTCTGTGACTTTGGTGAGGACTTCACTGTGCAGGATCCTACAGAGGCAGAACCCCTGACAGCTGCTATCCAGCACATCTCCCAG GGCTCCCCTGGAATTCTTACTCTGAAAAAAGAGGCCCACAACTTCTGCGATGGGGATTTGGTGACTTTCTCGGGCATTAAGGGCATGGTGGAGCTCAATGGCTGTGATCCCCGGCCTATCCATGTGAACG GGGACAGAACCTTGGAGATTGGGGACACAGCAAATTTCTCCTGTTACTTGAGTGGTGGGACTGTCACTGAGGTCAAGAGGCCCAAGACTGTGAGCCAT AAGCCCCTGGATGTAGCTCTGCTCCAGCCCCGTGTGGTGGCCCAGAGTTCCCAGGAAGCTCGCCGCGCCCGCTGCCTACATCAGGCCTTCCGTGCCCTGCACCAGTTCCAGCACCTCAATGGCCGCCTGCCCCGGCCCTGGGATCCT GTTGATGCAGAGATGGTGGTGGGCCTGGCCCAGTCCCTGGAACCACTGAAGGGGACAGAAGGAGAGCCGCTGGAAGAGCCTCTGGATGAGGCTCTCGTGCAGACAGTCGCCCTGAGTAGTGCTGGTGGCTTGAGCCCCATGGCAGCCATGTTGGGTGCGGTGGCCGCCCAGGAAGTGCTGAAA GCAATCTCCGGGAAGTTCATGCCCCTGGACCAGTGGCTTTACTTTGATGCCCTCGATTGCCTTCCAGAAGACGGGGAGCCCCATCCCAAACCAGAGGACTGTGCTCCG AGACATTGTCGCTATGATGGGCAAATTGCAGTGTTTGGGGCTGGTTTTCAGGAGAAGCTGAGCCGCCAGCACTACCTCCTG GTGGGTGCTGGAGCTATCGGTTGTGAGTTGCTCAAAGGTTTTGCCCTAGTGGGCCTCGGGGCTGGCGCCAGCGGGGGAGTGACTGTTGCTGACATGGACCACATAGAGCGCTCCAATCTCAGCCGTCAGTTCCTCTTCAGGACCCAGGACATTGGT AGGCCTAAGGCAGAGGTAGCTGCAGAGGCTGCTCGCCGCCTGAACTCAGACTTGCAGGTGACCCCACTCATCTACCCACTGGATCCCACTACAGAGCACATCTATGGGAACAACTTCTTCTCCCGTGTGGACGGTGTGGCTGCTGCCCTGGACAGTTTCCAGGCCC GGCGCTATGTGGCTGCTCGCTGCACCCACTATCTGAAGCCACTGCTGGAGGCGGGGACACATGGTACCTTGGGACATGCTTCAGTGTTCATGCCGTGTGTGACTGAGACCTACAGAGCCCCTGCCTCAGCTATCGCTTCTGAGAATGCTACCTACCCTGTCTGCACCCTGCGGCACTTCCCCAACACAGTCGAGCACACCGTGCAG tGGGCCCGGGATGAGTTTGAGGGGCTCTTCCGTCTGTCTGCTGAGACCATCAACCGCCACCAACA GGCACCCACTTCTCTGGCAGAACCAGATGGGCTAAAGGTGCTGACCCTGCTGCAGGAGGTGCTGGGTGTCCTAAGAGAGCGTCCACAGACCTGGCAAGACTGTGTGGTGTGGGCTCTTGGCCACTGGCAACTATGCTTCCATGATGGCATCATGCAGCTCCTGAATCGTTTCCCACCTGATAAA GTGCTTGAGGATGGAACTCTTTTCTGGTCAGGTTCCAAACAGTGTCCGCAGCCCTTGCAGTTTGATGCCAGCCAA GACACACACCTCCTCTATGTGCTGGCGGCTGCTAACTTGTATGCCCAGATGCATGGACTGCCTGGCTCACGGGACCAGACTGCACTCAGGGAACTACTGAAGTTGCTGCCACTGCCTGTCCCCCAGAACCTGGTCCCCATCTTTCCTAACGACCTGGAGCTAGCTCGGGCTTCTGCTGAGTTTG GCCCTGAGCAATTGAAGAAACTGCACAAAGTCCTGGAAGTCTGGAGTGGGAGCCCTCCCCTCGAGCCCCTGAAGTTTGAGAAG GACAATGATAGCAACTTCCATGTGGACTTTGTGGCAGCGGCAGCAAGCCTGCGAGCTCAGAACTATGGGATCCCCCCTGCCAACCACGCCCAG AGCAAGCGAATTGTGGGCCAGATTATTCCAGCCATTGTCACCACTACAGCAGCTGTGGCTGGCTTGGTGGGCCTGGAGCTGTATAAGGTGGTGAATGGGCCACGGCCCCTCAGTGCTTTTCGCCACAGCCACCTGCATCTGGCTGAAAACCGCTTTAGCCGCTGGGTGCCTTGCGCCCCAGCCATCCAGAAG CCCAAGGCCCTGGCAATACAGGATGAGGGGGCAGGATGTACCCCCCAGCTTCCAGCCTTGCATTTGAGGATCAAGCTGCTTTATCGGAGACTGCAGCGGCCCTGCTCCTGTTTCCTCAGGAAGCAAcgccccccctacacacacacacacatacaaccagCCTGTGTGATGGATTGCCTGTTTCCCTGTGCGGGGGCCCCATAG